The following proteins come from a genomic window of Heptranchias perlo isolate sHepPer1 chromosome 14, sHepPer1.hap1, whole genome shotgun sequence:
- the LOC137332625 gene encoding neuropeptide Y receptor type 2-like, translating to MTIGQPRKDVYPSGFTMSESTKLLSVQITLITAYALIILLGLVGNSLVIYMIVKYKTMRTVTNFFIGNLALADLMVDTLCLPFTLVYTLMDEWKLGAVLCHLVPYAQALSVHVSTLTLTVIALDRHRCIVFHLDSRISKKFSFIIISMTWFLSAVLAGPLAIFREYKLIDLQPINVKFVVCSEKWPSGNARDGTIYSISMFILQYALPLGVISYAYVTIWIKLKNHISPCARSDSHYRRRKTTKMLVMVVVVFAVCWLPFHIFQLVSDLDKRFFKFTEYKLLYTIFHVVAMCSTFANPLLYGWMNKNYRNGFILFFRCGHKGDNLNANAEFSVKTKSHPLRVEARNGSLCKYRDRLGHPPTDV from the coding sequence ATGACCATCGGTCAGCCCAGGAAAGATGTCTACCCATCCGGCTTTACCATGAGCGAGAGTACCAAACTGCTGAGTGTCCAGATCACACTAATTACAGCGTACGCATTGATCATCCTGCTGGGACTGGTGGGAAATTCCCTGGTCATTTACATGATTGTAAAATACAAAACCATGCGAACCGTCACCAACTTCTTCATCGGCAACCTAGCCCTGGCCGACCTCATGGTGGACACTCTCTGCTTGCCGTTCACCCTGGTTTATACTCTCATGGACGAATGGAAACTGGGAGCGGTCCTTTGCCATCTGGTCCCTTACGCCCAGGCTTTAAGTGTCCACGTGTCCACTCTGACTCTAACCGTGATCGCCCTGGACCGGCATCGATGCATCGTCTTCCATTTGGACAGCCGGATTTCCAAGAAGTTCAGCTTTATCATCATTTCCATGACCTGGTTCTTGTCGGCTGTCCTTGCTGGACCCCTGGCCATCTTCAGAGAATACAAACTCATTGACTTACAACCCATAAATGTAAAGTTTGTCGTATGCTCTGAAAAATGGCCCAGTGGGAATGCTCGAGATGGAACCATCTACAGTATCTCAATGTTCATCCTGCAGTATGCACTGCCTTTAGGAGTCATCAGTTACGCCTACGTCACAATATGGATTAAGTTGAAGAACCACATCAGTCCTTGCGCAAGGAGTGACAGCCACTACAGGAGGAGGAAAACTACCAAAAtgctggtgatggtggtggtggtgtttgcCGTGTGTTGGCTGCCCTTCCACATTTTCCAGCTGGTCAGCGACCTGGACAAACGCTTCTTCAAGTTCACAGAATACAAGCTGCTCTACACCATCTTTCATGTGGTGGCCATGTGCTCTACCTTCGCCAACCCCCTCCTCTACGGCTGGATGAACAAGAACTACCGCAATGGGTTCATCCTCTTCTTCCGCTGTGGCCACAAAGGGGACAACCTTAACGCCAACGCGGAGTTCTCGGTCAAGACCAAGTCTCACCCCCTCAGGGTAGAAGCTCGCAACGGCAGCCTTTGTAAATATAGGGACAGGCTTGGCCATCCACCCACGGACGtttag
- the LOC137332626 gene encoding spidroin-1-like, which produces MTTTAKVQEESEQLWGQARAAGAAVGAGQDGWSSCGGRPGRLEQLWGQARTAGAAVGAGQDGWSSCGGRPGRLEQLWGQARAAGAAVGAGQGGWSSCGGRPGRLEQLWGQARAAGAAVGAGQGGWSSCGGRPGRLEQLWGQARAAGAAVGAGQGGWSSCGGRPGRLEQLWGQARAAGAAVGAGQGGWSSCGGRPGRLEQLWGQARAAGAAVGAGQGGWSSCGGRPGRLEQLWGQARAAGAAVGAGQGGWSSCGGRPGRLEQLWGQARAAGAAVGAGQGGWSSCGGRPGRLEQLWGQARAAGAAVGAGQGGWSSCGGRPGRLEQLWGQARAAGAAVGAGQGGWSSCGGRPGRLEQLWGQARAAGAAVGAGQGGWSSCGGRPGRLEQLWGQARAAGAAVGAGQGGWSSCGGRPGRLEQLWGQARAAGAAVGAGQGGWSSCGGRPGRLEQLWGQARTAGAAVGAGQDGWSSCGGRPGRLEQLWGQARTAGAAVGAGQDGWSSCGGRPGRLEQLWGQARTAGAAVGAGQDGWSSCGGRPGRLEQLWGQARAAGAAVGAGQGGWSSCVGTTTKQWTTQKELRK; this is translated from the coding sequence atgaCCACTACAGCCAAAGTCCAGGAGGAGTCCGAGCAGCTGTGGGGGCAGGCCAGGGCGGCTGGAGCAGCTGTGGGGGCAGGCCAGGACGGCTGGAGCAGCTGTGGGGGCAGGCCAGGACGGCTGGAGCAGCTGTGGGGGCAGGCCAGGACGGCTGGAGCAGCTGTGGGGGCAGGCCAGGACGGCTGGAGCAGCTGTGGGGGCAGGCCAGGGCGGCTGGAGCAGCTGTGGGGGCAGGCCAGGGCGGCTGGAGCAGCTGTGGGGGCAGGCCAGGGCGGCTGGAGCAGCTGTGGGGGCAGGCCAGGGCGGCTGGAGCAGCTGTGGGGGCAGGCCAGGGCGGCTGGAGCAGCTGTGGGGGCAGGCCAGGGCGGCTGGAGCAGCTGTGGGGGCAGGCCAGGGCGGCTGGAGCAGCTGTGGGGGCAGGCCAGGGCGGCTGGAGCAGCTGTGGGGGCAGGCCAGGGCGGCTGGAGCAGCTGTGGGGGCAGGCCAGGGCGGCTGGAGCAGCTGTGGGGGCAGGCCAGGGCGGCTGGAGCAGCTGTGGGGGCAGGCCAGGGCGGCTGGAGCAGCTGTGGGGGCAGGCCAGGGCGGCTGGAGCAGCTGTGGGGGCAGGCCAGGGCGGCTGGAGCAGCTGTGGGGGCAGGCCAGGGCGGCTGGAGCAGCTGTGGGGGCAGGCCAGGGCGGCTGGAGCAGCTGTGGGGGCAGGCCAGGGCGGCTGGAGCAGCTGTGGGGGCAGGCCAGGGCGGCTGGAGCAGCTGTGGGGGCAGGCCAGGGCGGCTGGAGCAGCTGTGGGGGCAGGCCAGGGCGGCTGGAGCAGCTGTGGGGGCAGGCCAGGGCGGCTGGAGCAGCTGTGGGGGCAGGCCAGGGCGGCTGGAGCAGCTGTGGGGGCAGGCCAGGGCGGCTGGAGCAGCTGTGGGGGCAGGCCAGGGCGGCTGGAGCAGCTGTGGGGGCAGGCCAGGGCGGCTGGAGCAGCTGTGGGGGCAGGCCAGGGCGGCTGGAGCAGCTGTGGGGGCAGGCCAGGGCGGCTGGAGCAGCTGTGGGGGCAGGCCAGGGCGGCTGGAGCAGCTGTGGGGGCAGGCCAGGGCGGCTGGAGCAGCTGTGGGGGCAGGCCAGGGCGGCTGGAGCAGCTGTGGGGGCAGGCCAGGGCGGCTGGAGCAGCTGTGGGGGCAGGCCAGGGCGGCTGGAGCAGCTGTGGGGGCAGGCCAGGGCGGCTGGAGCAGCTGTGGGGGCAGGCCAGGGCGGCTGGAGCAGCTGTGGGGGCAGGCCAGGGCGGCTGGAGCAGCTGTGGGGGCAGGCCAGGGCGGCTGGAGCAGCTGTGGGGGCAGGCCAGGGCGGCTGGAGCAGCTGTGGGGGCAGGCCAGGACGGCTGGAGCAGCTGTAGGGGCAGGCCAGGACGGCTGGAGCAGCTGTGGGGGCAGGCCAGGACGGCTGGAGCAGCTGTGGGGGCAGGCCAGGACGGCTGGAGCAGCTGTGGGGGCAGGCCAGGACGGCTGGAGCAGCTGTGGGGGCAGGCCAGGACGGCTGGAGCAGCTGTGGGGGCAGGCCAGGACGGCTGGAGCAGCTGTGGGGGCAGGCCAGGACGGCTGGAGCAGCTGTGGGGGCAGGCCAGGGCGGCTGGAGCAGCTGTGGGGGCAGGCCAGGGCGGCTGGAGCAGCTGTGGGGGCAGGCCAGGGCGGCTGGAGCAGCTGTGTGGGGACGACAACAAAACAGTGGACAACACAGAAAGAGCTGAGGAAGTAG